In the Natronincola ferrireducens genome, CTATAGCAACTTCTTGGACAATCTTTTGATAGTCTTCTGGCAATTTGTCAAAGGTACTTTGGCTCATTGAAAAGTGGGAAAGCATGTATAAATGCTGTGTTTCACTATGGTATTTTGCTACTTCATATAATTTACTTCCATTATATCCACTGATAGTACTTTCAAAAGTACTAACAACACCTGTTTGAATAGCAGTATAAATTTCACTCCATGGTAATGAAGTAGGTATAGCTCCTAGAGCCTCCCATAATTTTGCCTCCATAGGAGAACCAGGAAGTCTCATTCTCATACCTTGTAGGTCTGCTGGAGTAGTGATTGGTCTAAGATTGTTAGATACGTTTCTAACACCACCGCCAGATAATCCTAATAGTTTTATACCTAAATTTTTCTCTTCATATAGCTCTGCAAAACGATTAAAAACAGGGCTTCCATGAGCTATTGTGTTTTCAAAGTGATCATCATCAGTGAATAAATAAGCAAGTCCAAAGGCTTGGTATTGAGGTATAAAGGAGGCAGCATTTTGTGCTCCACCAACAATAAAATCAATAGTGCCTGTACGCATTTCATCTATAGTAGTTTCATCACTACCTAACTGAGCACTAGGATAAACAGTTACCTTAACTTTTCCATCTGTTCTTTTTTCTAGCTCTTCTGCAAAATACTCAGCCATTTCAACCCAAGGATGAGGTGGGTTTACAACTGTAGCTAAACGAAGAGAATATTCCTTATCGGCAGCTTCTCCACCTGCAGCACCTGGCTTATCATTTGAACAAGCCGTTAAGAACGTAGTTAACAACATACAGACCATTAATAATACTGCTAAACCTTTAAAGCTTTTTTTCATTATATAGTCCCCCTTTTTTTTCACTTTACAACGATATTAACAATAAATTCTAAATGCTTTTATAAATCACCACCTTTCCAATAAACTTTGAATTTATATTAATTTAAAAAGAAAGACTATTTAGTAGCTGCTACTTCCTCTTCATAGCCTTCGTCAGCTACTACATTGGATCCAAAACGTTCGATAGCTAATCTAGCTGCATAGTAATTGATATCTGGAGTATCTGGATCTGCTACACATCCAGGTCCTAGCATAAAACCCTTTGTACCAGCTAGTTTTACTGCTTCTTGAACATGGGTATAGATGTCATCAACATTCCCTTTAAACAACACCTCATGTTCATTTAAACCTCCTAATAAACATTTATTAGTGATTTTTCTAGCCTCTGATAAAGAAGGAGAAACCCATCGATCATGCCAATTTACACAGTTAGCAGGATAGTTGGCTAACTTTTCGAACATAACATCGTCACCATGAATATGTACAATGTTAAAGTAAGTCTTGTCTTTATAGGCATCAAACAATTGAAGATCATACTTTACACCAAACTCATCATACTCTTCATCTGTCATCAATTCATAGGTAGCACATTGGGTAGCAAAGAAAAACCCACTTACCCCCGCTTTAATATTTTCATTAATAAAGTTAATAGTAGTATCAGTAATAACCTGTAGAGCTTTATGGAAAACCTCTGGTGCTGCCTTCATGTCTTCAAAAATCCTATCCCCAGCAAGTTTTCTAGCAGTAGTTAAAGGGCTAAATATGGTTTGAACAAAAGGAATTTCCTCACCACCCTTTTGAATCAACTTATTTACATGCTCAGCTAATTGTACTTGCTTTCCAAGGGTCCCATACCATCCTGGTAAAACCTCTAGGTTATTCCAATCGTCGATACAATTGATTCCAACTTCATCAACAATAGGTGGTTGATTATGAGTACCAAATATTTTTACCTTACAACCCCAATCCTGGACACTATAAAGTCCAAAAGGCATAAGCTTAATAAAGTCAAAATCATATTTTTCAGTAAAGTACATTTGTATGTCTGCTAAGGATTTTGGATCTTGATCCTTATGGGGATAATGAAGCCATATACTTACAGGCACCCTATCTACACTTTGACCATTTAAAGCAGCTAAAACTCTTTCTTTTTTTGTCATTTTTTTCATTTGAGTTCCTCCTTTAATTTAGTATAAATTTTACTGAGCCAACATAATTTCAATAATTTTATTATCTAAATCACCCATACCCTCCATACAAAACTTTCCTAAGTTTTTGATGGTGATATCCTCAGCATTTCCAACAATACCCTCTAGATCCCCTATAATAACATCATTTACTGCCAGTTGAGCTTGAATAGTTGCCTCAGAAGCAGCTGTAGCTAATTTAAAGGCACAACCTCCCTTTGCTCCATCACAAACCATTCCAGAGATAGAACCTACCATGTTTTTAATGGTACCAGCAATTTGTTGGTCAGTTGCCCCCATAATCCATGCTATAGCAACAGATGCACCTGTACCAGCAGCTACTCCACAACCACAAACCGGTGAAAGTTTTCCTGTATACTCTTTAATATAAGCTGTAACCAGATGGCTGAAGGCTAAAGCTCTAGCTAATTTTTCATCATCACAACCAAGCTCTCTACAAACAACGGTTGGAGGAACAATGGCAGTAATACCATGATTACCACTACCAGCACTACTCATAACAGGCATGTTAATTCCAGACATTCTAGCATCACATGCAGAGGCAGTTAAAGCACGGACTTTATTAACAATATCGTTACTATAAATGCCTTTTTGTACTAAATCATTAATTCCCGCACCTACGCCTAATCCTGATTTTTCTTTTAATCCAGTTTCAGCTATAGCCATGTTTAACGCTACACCTTCTAATAAGAAATCAATTTCTTCGAAAGCAACCTCTTCAATAAAGTTTCTAAGGTCTTTTATGGTTAATGTTTTTAATACACAAGTACCATTAACGGCAGCAACTGCCTCTTCACCAGTTTTTTCAAAAACAGTTTCGCCGTTTTTTTCAACCAAAACAATATTTGTATGGGTATCCTTAATGACACATTTAGCAGTTCCGTTATTGGTAAAAACCTCAACCTCAATATAAAAGTTTCCTTTTTGATTTTCTACACCAACAGTAATTTTGTTTTCTTCAACAATTTTGTCGGCAATGATAACATCTTCATCTTCAACATTTTTAAAAACCTCTAGACCAAAATCTGGATTACCACAAACAACTGCAAGGGCGGTGGCAAAAACCAAACCTGTTTTAGGGGTGCCAGGGATACCAACTCTTAAACCATTTTTAAAAATATTAGGGCTTAACTTTACAATGATGTTATCTAAATCTCCTGCTACTTCCCTATAGGCGGTAGATGCAGCCAAGGCTACTGCTACAGGCTCAGTACAACCTAAAGCAGGCTTTACTTGGGTTTTTAGAATTGACACTAACTTTGCATGTTCCATATCTAATCACTTCTTTCTTTATGGTATTTGATGTTGTGTCTAAACAACACAAACATCGATTAAACAGAATGGAAGCTATCGATAAAATATACTTGCAATTGTTATGCCAAAAACATCAAAATCCTAAAAAACAGGATAGAAGCCTATAATAGCAGGAAGGTTATAAGATAACAAGAACTACAAAAATCGACAACGAAATACGACACTACCTTGGGGGTTTTTTCAAAATTGAAAAAGCAAAACAATTTAAATGCTACATTGTGGTAAAATTTACAAGAAAAAAACCTCTTAACATCTAGAAAATCTAACATCTAATTAATATAATAAAAATTTCCACATATTAAAAAAATTTTCACAATTGAAAAGTATTTTTAACCCATGAAAAGAATATCTTGTCATGAAGTTTTTTAATGATATAATAAATATAGAAGGAATATGCTATGATTTCCTTTTTAAATTACAGTCAAATTATTCAATAACCCCACTATTATAGCATATTATTTTTACTATTATAGCACATGGCAAAAAAAATCATAGCATATGGTAAAAAATACAGGATAAAAAAATAGGATGCTCTATCGACAAATTATTTAAAATTTCAATAATATTCTTATAGGAGCATTGCTTTAAATGGAGGAGTTAAATTTAGTGGAAAGTTTTTAAATAAATTACAAATGAAAAATTTTAAAACGAAGGGACTTGATAAGCATGAACAGCTATGCATTTTTGGGAGAGATTATTTTAGTAAGCATTCTATTTATTTCTATCCTCACCCACAACAACATTATAGCTATTTCATCCTGTGCTTTACTACTGCTTAAAATACTAAAGCAAAACCAAGTGTTAACATTAATTGAAAAGCAAGGTATTAATTGGGGGGTTATTTTTTTAACGGCTGGATTTTTAGCACCCTTTGCTTTGGGAAGATATTCCCTGGAGGATATTAAATCAGTGTTACTAAGAACCGATGGAATTATTGGTATATTAGCAGGGGCTTCCGTTGCTATCTTAGGAGCTAAAGGAGTTTCTTTAGGAACCACCAATCCTTCGGCATTATTGGGAGTTATCGTAGGCACCTTTGTTGGAGTGACATTTTTCAAAGGAGTTCCCGTAGGACCTATGATTGGAACAGGAATAGCTTTAATTATGATTAATGCCCTTTCCTTCTTCTCTAATGTTAAATAACGGTTTTATTTACTTTACATTAACATAAATTTTGAAAATATGAACTTCAAAAAGGAGTTAATGCTATGTCTTATTTAAGGTTAGTTCAAGATAAAATACAGGATTTATCAGAGGCTGTTTCCTCTGCTCTAAATATAGAGGTTACAGTTGTTGATGAAAACCTAGTTCGAATTGCAGGGACTGGAGATTTTTATCATACCATTAATGAAAATAGTCCAGAGAACTCCTTATTTGCCGATGTCCTTATATCTGGGGAGCCAAGAATAAATATTATAAAAAAAGATAATGACATTTGT is a window encoding:
- a CDS encoding uroporphyrinogen decarboxylase family protein, which encodes MKKMTKKERVLAALNGQSVDRVPVSIWLHYPHKDQDPKSLADIQMYFTEKYDFDFIKLMPFGLYSVQDWGCKVKIFGTHNQPPIVDEVGINCIDDWNNLEVLPGWYGTLGKQVQLAEHVNKLIQKGGEEIPFVQTIFSPLTTARKLAGDRIFEDMKAAPEVFHKALQVITDTTINFINENIKAGVSGFFFATQCATYELMTDEEYDEFGVKYDLQLFDAYKDKTYFNIVHIHGDDVMFEKLANYPANCVNWHDRWVSPSLSEARKITNKCLLGGLNEHEVLFKGNVDDIYTHVQEAVKLAGTKGFMLGPGCVADPDTPDINYYAARLAIERFGSNVVADEGYEEEVAATK
- a CDS encoding L-cysteine desulfidase family protein — protein: MEHAKLVSILKTQVKPALGCTEPVAVALAASTAYREVAGDLDNIIVKLSPNIFKNGLRVGIPGTPKTGLVFATALAVVCGNPDFGLEVFKNVEDEDVIIADKIVEENKITVGVENQKGNFYIEVEVFTNNGTAKCVIKDTHTNIVLVEKNGETVFEKTGEEAVAAVNGTCVLKTLTIKDLRNFIEEVAFEEIDFLLEGVALNMAIAETGLKEKSGLGVGAGINDLVQKGIYSNDIVNKVRALTASACDARMSGINMPVMSSAGSGNHGITAIVPPTVVCRELGCDDEKLARALAFSHLVTAYIKEYTGKLSPVCGCGVAAGTGASVAIAWIMGATDQQIAGTIKNMVGSISGMVCDGAKGGCAFKLATAASEATIQAQLAVNDVIIGDLEGIVGNAEDITIKNLGKFCMEGMGDLDNKIIEIMLAQ
- a CDS encoding DUF441 domain-containing protein; protein product: MNSYAFLGEIILVSILFISILTHNNIIAISSCALLLLKILKQNQVLTLIEKQGINWGVIFLTAGFLAPFALGRYSLEDIKSVLLRTDGIIGILAGASVAILGAKGVSLGTTNPSALLGVIVGTFVGVTFFKGVPVGPMIGTGIALIMINALSFFSNVK
- a CDS encoding TRAP transporter substrate-binding protein, with the translated sequence MKKSFKGLAVLLMVCMLLTTFLTACSNDKPGAAGGEAADKEYSLRLATVVNPPHPWVEMAEYFAEELEKRTDGKVKVTVYPSAQLGSDETTIDEMRTGTIDFIVGGAQNAASFIPQYQAFGLAYLFTDDDHFENTIAHGSPVFNRFAELYEEKNLGIKLLGLSGGGVRNVSNNLRPITTPADLQGMRMRLPGSPMEAKLWEALGAIPTSLPWSEIYTAIQTGVVSTFESTISGYNGSKLYEVAKYHSETQHLYMLSHFSMSQSTFDKLPEDYQKIVQEVAIEASLKGTEIGKQFDKELLVDFVEKYGVEVNKVDTQAFMEIVQPLHDELAEDIDATDILQMIRDLQ